The region AAAACGGTATTTGTAGACGTAAATGCATACGGCAAAAATAAAAAAGCGAGGCACAATACTATGTGTTTCGCATAAAATGAAAATTTTGCTTTCATAATTCAAATCTGATTATACCGTTTTTAAACAAAAATGATAAAACTCAAATTTAATGTTATTGCAGATTTATTTCAAATTATTGCGGTAAAAACACCTAATGTTGCGACTCGCTTTTAAAATGTCAGCCTTTTTCGGGCCTATATTATAATCGTTATTTGGCGATTATTCGTGAACAGGACTCTGCGTACAAGGACAGTTACTGATCGATTGTAAGAAATCAAATCCGATTGTTATCGAATGTGTTCCTGAATTGTAACTTCCAAGACCGTTAAACATTAACTGGTAAGAATAAGCAAAATAGAACTTAGATTTCATAAAACCGGCCATTGGTCCCATTGCTAATGGTTTTGGGAACTGGTCATTTAAGAAACGATACGAAACGCCAATCCAATAGTAATCTTCGTAACGATTGTAACGTCTGTATTTGAAGTTAAAATCGGTAGTAGAACGCTGGTCACTTGCAAAATACTGCAAGAAAACCGATGGTTCATATTCGATACGTCTGTTTTCGCCATCTCTAAATGTAAACCCTGAATATACCTGGAAATTGGAAAGCAAATCCGGTTCGTTGGTTCTATCCTTAGTTAGGTTTTTCTTTAAAACGTTATTGGCATTAAAGCTTAAATAAAATCCTTTATGACGGTATAAAGCACTAAGGTCAAAGTTATTATTTGAAGTTTGACGATTATCTGTTACAGAAGGATCAAGACCACCTCCGACTCCTTCAAAA is a window of Flavobacterium crocinum DNA encoding:
- a CDS encoding PorP/SprF family type IX secretion system membrane protein; this encodes MKKFILSLVLMAVTTSYSQELNLPVFTQYLADNPFILSPAYAGIGDNLRIRANGLTQWVGIKDAPDNQSLYADFRVLDRSGVGISLYNDSNGNTKQTGAKVSFAHHLILDYYSEKYLSFGISYNINTFRLETGNFEGVGGGLDPSVTDNRQTSNNNFDLSALYRHKGFYLSFNANNVLKKNLTKDRTNEPDLLSNFQVYSGFTFRDGENRRIEYEPSVFLQYFASDQRSTTDFNFKYRRYNRYEDYYWIGVSYRFLNDQFPKPLAMGPMAGFMKSKFYFAYSYQLMFNGLGSYNSGTHSITIGFDFLQSISNCPCTQSPVHE